Proteins found in one Sorghum bicolor cultivar BTx623 chromosome 1, Sorghum_bicolor_NCBIv3, whole genome shotgun sequence genomic segment:
- the LOC8083852 gene encoding thaumatin-like protein 1b, with the protein MAAAAVRSWCRRAFAALAVLLQLRGARSATFTIANGCGYTVWPGLLSSAGSAPLPTTGFALAPGESRAVPAPSGWSGRLWGRTLCAAATGRFSCATGDCGSGDVQCNGGGAATPATLAEFTLDGSGGLDFYDVSLVDGYNLPMVVAPSTSTGGKCAATGCAAELNAACPAGLRVEAAADGGPVACRSACDAFGDAQYCCSGAYGNPNTCRPSTYSQFFKTACPRAYSYAYDDATSTFTCAAGSTDYTVTFCPALPTSVKSTGQNPQAAGLPQQLNNGTTMVFFGGNTQTSSAAAASANLLFAVTITAAAAVALALSGSALV; encoded by the exons ATGGCGGCGGCAGCCGTGCGTTCTTGGTGCCGCCGGGCGTTCGCGGCGCTGGCGGTGCTCCTGCAGCTGCGCGGCGCGCGGTCGGCGACGTTCACCATCGCCAACGGCTGCGGCTACACGGTGTGGCCGGGCCTGCTGTCCAGCGCGGGCTCCGCGCCGCTGCCCACCACGGGGTTCGCGCTGGCGCCGGGGGAGTCCCGTGCCGTGCCGGCGCCTTCCGGGTGGTCGGGCCGCCTGTGGGGCCGCACGCTCTGCGCCGCCGCCACGGGGCGCTTCTCCTGCGCCACGGGGGACTGCGGGTCCGGCGACGTCCAGtgcaacggcggcggcgccgccacgCCCGCCACGCTGGCCGAGTTCACGCTGGACGGCAGCGGCGGGCTCGACTTCTACGACGTCAGCCTCGTCGACGGGTACAACCTGCCCATGGTCGTCGCGCCATCCACCAGCACCGGCGGCAAGTGCGCGGCGACGGGGTGCGCCGCGGAGCTGAACGCGGCGTGCCCGGCGGGCCTGCGCGTGGAGGCCGCGGCGGACGGCGGGCCCGTGGCGTGCCGGAGCGCGTGCGACGCCTTCGGGGACGCGCAGTACTGCTGCAGCGGCGCGTACGGGAATCCTAACACGTGCCGGCCGTCGACCTACTCACAGTTCTTCAAGACGGCGTGCCCGCGCGCCTACAGCTACGCCTACGACGACGCCACCTCCACATTCACCTGCGCCGCCGGCAGCACAGACTACACCGTCACCTTCTGCCCCGCACTGCCCACCAG CGTGAAGTCGACGGGGCAGAACCCGCAGGCCGCCGGGTTGCCGCAGCAGCTCAACAACGGCACCACCATGGTCTTCTTCGGCGGCAACACGCAGaccagcagcgccgccgcggcttcTGCCAACCTTCTCTTCGCCGTCACCAtcaccgcggcggcggccgtcgCGCTCGCGCTCTCGGGCTCGGCTCTCGTGTGA
- the LOC8062805 gene encoding pentatricopeptide repeat-containing protein At1g62670, mitochondrial, with amino-acid sequence MRLLAAAARQPNTPHRILVNLHHLISTTTTTTTTSSAYDPTAQFLHPDHHRLLSLPASLRRGALLALARLLKTSPQCHLALHAVSPLSGSPSSTPLDARFAAASRLATLAPALRPFAAILIAALLPVASSDLLSWSSGDSASGSSRARYGALRLALHAFLAAGMAAEALDVLTRVRRSGKTPSLSALAALLRLLFRSGEVHAAWNVFEEMAARGPRPSLATFNAMILGFCHRGLVRVASGLLGIMGEFGIVPNVCSYNILIKGHCVFGWSRDAFKLFEEMHRSGCEPTVVTYNILVDVLCHEGRMPEARRLFDEMAQVGIQANTITFNVLIDGYAKTGRMDQACAAYREMKARGLVPDSCTFNIIAAGAYKFGHAAQLVHDHDMFGSHMLADGMDMLVCRLCWDCRLDDAWELLRGAIEQGAPLSVTGFNALIAAYSKEGLHEEAFELYRIMNKLGLAPSSSTFNYLIMGLCNQGRLDEAQLLLEHMVSKGYCLSTSFTICLDASFREGNAVCALKCWDDMGKLGLQPDFIAFSAYINGLCRLDYVNEAYQAFAEMTARGIVPNNFTYNSIISALCRAGNMTEALKLQQNMRQNGLVPDIYTSNILIDGLCREGKLEMVDNLLLDMCSNGLTPDTVTYNTIINAYCRAKDMNSAMNFMNKMLAAGCEPDIFTYNIWMHSLCSNHMLNQAGKVLDELVAMGCPPDSVTYNTLMDGICSDVLDRAMILTGRLIKMAFQPNTITLNVFLSHFCKQGFGKRALMWAEKLREDSFVFDDATRNIIDWARRELEDDPHANNEDIERCLFLEFLMFMTYETMHNSRSSKATHMPTDKGFDPVGRSMIRILDTG; translated from the coding sequence aTGCGCCTCCTCGCCGCGGCGGCGAGACAACCAAATACACCGCACCGTATTCTCGTTAACCTCCACCACCTCATATccacaacgacgacgacgacgaccaccTCCTCCGCATACGATCCAACCGCGCAGTTCCTCCATCCCGACCATCATCGCCTCCTGTCACTGCCAGCATCTCTCCGCCGTGGCGCCCTCCTCGCACTCGCGCGCCTTCTCAAGACCTCCCCGCAATGCCACCTCGCGCTTCATGCCGTCAGCCCACTCTCTGGCTCCCCATCCTCCACCCCGCTCGACGCCCGCTTCGCCGCCGCATCGCGCCTCGCCACGTTGGCTCCCGCGCTTCGCCCCTTCGCAGCGATCCTCATCGCAGCGCTCCTCCCGGTCGCCTCCTCGGACCTCCTTTCGTGGTCGTCTGGTGACAGTGCCAGCGGGAGCTCGCGCGCGCGGTACGGCGCGCTCAGGCTAGCGCTCCACGCATTCCTCGCCGCGGGCATGGCAGCCGAGGCACTTGATGTACTCACGCGCGTCCGCCGCTCTGGGAAAACGCCCAGCCTCTCCGCGTTGGCGGCATTACTGCGTCTTCTATTCCGAAGCGGGGAGGTCCACGCTGCCTGGAACGTGTTCGAGGAAATGGCCGCAAGGGGACCGCGGCCAAGCCTTGCCACTTTCAACGCCATGATCCTCGGTTTCTGCCACAGGGGGCTGGTACGCGTCGCCTCTGGGCTTCTTGGGATCATGGGGGAGTTTGGTATCGTCCCAAATGTGTGCAGCTATAACATCCTCATCAAGGGGCACTGTGTGTTTGGGTGGTCACGGGACGCCTTCAAGCTGTTTGAAGAAATGCACAGATCAGGGTGTGAGCCAACAGTTGTGACATATAACATATTAGTGGATGTTCTGTGCCATGAGGGGAGGATGCCAGAAGCAAGGAGGCTGTTCGATGAAATGGCCCAGGTGGGGATCCAAGCAAACACAATCACGTTCAATGTTTTGATTGATGGATATGCAAAGACCGGACGGATGGATCAGGCCTGTGCAGCCTATAGGGAAATGAAAGCGAGGGGATTAGTACCAGATTCCTGCACCTTCAACATTATTGCTGCTGGAGCTTACAAGTTCGGGCATGCTGCCCAGTTAGTCcatgatcatgacatgtttgGTTCACATATGTTGGCTGATGGGATGGATATGTTGGTCTGTAGGCTTTGTTGGGATTGTCGATTGGATGATGCCTGGGAGCTTCTGCGTGGTGCTATTGAGCAGGGCGCTCCATTGAGTGTTACTGGATTTAATGCATTGATCGCTGCTTATAGCAAGGAGGGACTCCACGAAGAAGCTTTTGAACTGTATAGAATTATGAACAAGTTAGGGCTTGCACCATCATCGTCTACTTTTAATTACTTGATAATGGGGCTGTGCAATCAAGGAAGGCTTGATGAAGCACAGCTTCTTTTAGAGCACATGGTTAGTAAAGGATATTGTCTGAGTACATCATTTACTATCTGCTTGGATGCATCTTTCAGAGAGGGTAATGCAGTCTGCGCATTGAAATGCTGGGATGATATGGGCAAACTTGGTTTGCAGCCTGATTTTATTGCTTTCTCTGCATATATCAATGGCCTGTGCAGATTAGATTACGTGAATGAGGCTTATCAGGCATTTGCTGAGATGACAGCCAGAGGAATTGTACCGAATAATTTTACTTACAACTCCATCATATCTGCACTCTGTAGAGCAGGCAATATGACTGAAGCCTTGAAGTTACAGCAGAATATGAGGCAGAATGGCCTTGTTCCTGACATTTACACAAGCAACATTCTAATCGACGGTTTGTGCAGAGAAGGAAAGCTGGAGATGGTGGACAACCTTTTATTGGACATGTGCAGTAATGGTCTAACCCCAGACACAGTGACATATAATACGATAATCAATGCATATTGTAGGGCTAAGGATATGAACAGTGCCATGAATTTCATGAATAAGATGCTCGCAGCTGGTTGTGAACCAGATATTTTCACATATAATATATGGATGCATAGTCTCTGCAGCAACCATATGTTGAACCAAGCAGGGAAGGTGCTAGATGAGCTTGTTGCTATGGGATGTCCTCCAGATTCTGTTACATACAACACATTGATGGATGGCATTTGCAGCGATGTTCTTGATCGGGCTATGATATTGACTGGCAGGCTTATTAAGATGGCTTTTCAACCAAACACTATCACACTTAATGTTTTCCTTTCTCATTTCTGCAAGCAAGGATTTGGGAAGAGAGCCCTTATGTGGGCTGAGAAGCTCAGAGAAGATTCTTTTGTTTTTGATGATGCTACTAGAAATATAATTGACTGGGCACGAAGGGAATTGGAGGATGACCCCCATGCTAACAATGAGGACATAGAAAGGTGCCTATTTCTTGAGTTCTTAATGTTCATGACATATGAGACTATGCATAACAGCAGATCCTCAAAGGCTACACATATGCCTACAGATAAAGGTTTTGATCCTGTTGGCAGAAGCATGATTAGAATTTTGGATACTGGTTGA